In the Arachis stenosperma cultivar V10309 chromosome 8, arast.V10309.gnm1.PFL2, whole genome shotgun sequence genome, TTTATATGAAATATTCTCTTGTGCAATGCATGCCTTCAACCTAGTTAATCTTGAATTTGAAAATCTAACATACTTCACAGCATCTCGATTTTCGGTAACCGAATCATTGATCTCCTTCCGTTCATCCTTCACAATTAGCTTTAAAATATGCATACAGCACCGCATATGAAGATGCTCTCCATTCAAAATTGAACTCTTCCAAGAAATCATCCTTCTTTTTAAATACATAACTTCTACATCATTAGACAATACATTATCAACTGTGAAACTCAAAATCTTGTTTGAGCCATAATCTCTCCAGTGTGGTTGGCGACTTAGcaaaaatttagtatttttttttctgcaaCTTTCAATCCACATCAATTAAATGAGGAGTCAAACACATATCCGTCATATTCTGATACGAACTCCAATTATCAGTCTTAAGATAAATACTTCCACCGCATTTGAAAAAGTATTTTTGAAGTTGAATCCTCTTTGTTTCATAGAGCATCAAGATGTCACGTGCCAATGTAATACCAGAGTTACTTATGCAAATCTTTAAATGTGATTTCATGGtttttttctgaaataaataaaaaaatattatttccaAAAACGCgttattttaactttaatttttaatttttggaatgcgcctttttttattttcggaATGCGCTTTTTTTGTTTAGGATGAGTTCGCCCAACCCCCAACGAACTTCTATAATTTTATAGAGTTAGCCGCACTCCTGGCGAACTTCACCCAATTTCTCTCGGTTGAGAacgaaattcaaatttttaaaccATTATTATCGTCTCCAAAGTACACAAACTACAAGCATGGCTTCTTCAATATCGTCGACGCCAATGGCAACCATTATCATCATTTCTAGAAATACACAAATACACCAGAATAAACTATATTTAAcaagaattttttattataaattaaaaaaatcactattttcaaaaaaaaaatacgaCTTATTCCTGTGTACTCTTGTATACTTCTATGTACCCTAGAGACGATAATAATAGTTACCAACTTTTTTTTCTCACCCAATCTGAAATTTATGAAGATACATGTTCACCGGGGTGCAGCGAACTTGACCTAAATCCCAAAAAAAAGGCGTATCTGGGAATTTAAAGTTGGAATAACGGATTTGtggaaatatttttttttaatttatttaaaaaaaaatatgatctCATTATACTTGTTCTATTCTTACACTTGATCACTTTCGAACAATATTGACATTGAGTCTTATTTTTATCATCAGGGATTTTCTTACAGTAGTCCTAAACTATTGATCGATCTCTTTGCTCAAATGATGTGGTTGGAAGAAAAAGTAATTTAGAAGTCGAATACTCTATAGAAATTCCGACATAAAAACATCACGATTGACtatcttattttaaataaaaaatcataatatcTAATTATTAAAAACTTCAACAATATTAAatctataaatatatataaattaaaatgtaaATATCCATATAGCATGCTAATTTCAAAAGCATCATTTTACATTCTTTTGCTTTAGAACCATAACTACATGCCATTCTAGTCTAACTCATTGGTAAATATAGCAAAATTATTTCCAGTTAATTAATGATGAGAAATATGCATAGTAGCTGAGAAACTATATTTTCACTATAGTTCTGATGTAAATTCTAACTCAGTTTTATCACTTCTAATTATAGTTGTGTTTGTAATGTTATAGTCGTATAGAGTATATTTTGTTGGTTTGTAGATTACTCCTTATCTCTACCAAAAATACAATACTAtagtattttaaattataatatgtGATCCTTTAATTCTAAATCTGAGGCCTATTTTGTGGGGGCATGAGTGCTTGACTATACAGCATTATATTTAGGACCAAGTAAATAACCACTCAAAGAAAAATAGTCCAATTCTTAGAACTAAGAGTGCAAGAAACTAAACAACTATGCTTATATTTTCTCCAacaattcaataaaaaaatgacATTAACATTAACATTGGTGTTCCCCTGTGATTGCAGGGCATAAATATTTTTGAATCAGCAAGTATATATGAACTACTCAGGAagtatattctttttttttttggacttggGCCAAAGAACTAACCCGACCTAATAACCAGAACCCGAATTTACCCAACGACCCAACTCCCTAATGCCCGACCCTAATCGAACCTCAACTCTTCTTCCTCGAAGTCAATCTCTCAGCGCTCTCCCATTGTCATCGAAACTTCTAACAGAATTCCGAGGACTTGATGCATGAAGCTGATGCCTTAATTGGTCCTCCTCAGTGATGTCACCAGCCCGAATTCACAGCTTTTCCACTTGGGTTCTACCGCAGCCGCTCCGCGCCAAAGACATGTCTCGCTGAAGCTCCTGGTGGTGCACTTGGCTCCGCCATGGAGCTCCTGATGTCACAGTCGTCCTATAGCCGCTGCTGCTCCTCTGCCGCCTAACCTTCCGCCAAGCAATAAGTCCCTCGGCGTCCCCTCCGCGGTCCCTTCTCCCTATGTTGATAATGTCGTTGCTGGTGTCGTTAGTAGGCCGTTGCAATGCCGTGGGTTGAAACCGCTCTTCCCCTTCAGCTTCGTGCCTGTCGCAGATTTCCGTTTCCACCCTCCCAGGTAACCCCTCTTTTCTTTGGAATCCTTGAAGGCTAGTTGAAACTAAAACATGGTTGACTTGATTTCGATTATGTTAATTATGTCGAAAAATTGCGAATCCTGCTTCTGTTCTTATTGTATTTCTAGCCTGAAAAGGTGCTTGTTTGGACgtcattattttaataaaaaaaactttttttaataaattttttttttattttttagtgtgtttggcaaattttgcgtagtaaaagtaaaaacactaaaaaaattataaaaacatatttttctagaagctgtaatttacataattttttaaaagatttttttcttaaaaaaaaatatttttcaaataataaataaataaaaaaatacttttatatggttatatccaaacataattgataaataaaaatttttttacatgagatatctaaatataaaattatttttatttttttataagatttaaaaaaaaaattaaaaaaagattttttttaaaaaattcaccCAAACAAGATGTATCCACTCATGAAGTATATTCTAATAGCCAATAGgtcatacttttttttttttggggtcAGGATGACACACTTTTGTTTGGTATGTTGTGgcggaaataaaaaaaaaaagagcagtATAATAGGCCAAGAGTATGAATGGAGGCGAAGCCCAAATATACAGAGAGAGAGAACAAAAGGCGGGTGGCGTGATCATTCGAACTGAAGTCACTCTTTCACTCAGTCACcgcttctttctttctctctctctaacaGAAACACATAACACCAGGCGCAACACTGACCAGTGATGTCAACTTTGGGGAAGGATAAAAAATCCCAATTAAAGCATCGATTCCATCCACATTCTCATTCTCTTTCTCAATCCTTTTCCCATTCCATACTCCCTAACCCACCCGTGAGTTCTTTCTTGTTTATAttccatttctttttcttttacaaTCGAAAACTAATTAATACTCAATATTATCACGCTTAATTGTTATGTTATGTTATGTTAATTCTGCAATTTACGCTTTAGGGGATTCCGCTTGAACACTTTATTATGAGGGaagtgatggtgatggataatATAATTAGCTGAGTTTGCTTATAAGTTTTAAATACTAACTatcattaatttatttattaatttattttgtagaATGTCCACTTGCTCACACTTGAACTACCTATGTATATATAGCAGTTGACTCAAACATGTGCAATCAATAGTTTCAacttcaataatcataatcacaatCACACAAGTAATCATCGTCAACTACCTCCTACTTTCTACAATCAAACTCAGCCTCCCATTAGGGCAGAGAATCAAACCACCAAGTCAAAACTTTCCAGATATACAAAACATGCCACTCACGAACCTAATGCTACTGGTAACAACTTTCtcaatcttattttttttcttttaaaactcTTGAGTTAATTTTTTGTTCGCTTTTTCACATTGTTATTTTTACTTTCTTTGAATAAATTATGTGGGGGTTAAATTTTCATACCAGAAGCTCCTCATTTGGCTGCAGTTAACAACTGTCGTTATGACAGTTCCTTAGGTATGTCCATAATCAATTATTCTTCCATCTGTAATGCTAAATGTCAATGATGATATTTTGAAGAGATTTATTCATTAATGTGGTGCTTTCTTGTAATGGCAGGGTTGTTAACCAAGAAATTTGTCTGCTTGATTGAAGCGGCTGACTATGGTACCTTGGATTTAAATAAAACTGCTGAGACCTTGGAGGTTCACACAATGATTTTTCCTCCCTCTAATTTCCCTAGCAAAATATATTTATGCATGCTAccctaatatttttttctatggGCAGGTTCAAAAACGAAGAATTTATGATATTACAAATGTTCTCGAAGGAATAGGATTGATAGAGAAGACTTCAAAGAATCATATACGGTGGAAGTAAACATCTATTCTTTTGTTTGCTACTTTGTTGTTGCTTATCATGAATATATGACATGATTATTCCTAACTTGCCTTGTGAACAGGGGATGTAATGGACATGGACCCCAAGAACTGGATTATCAACTCAAAAGACTTAAGGTTGTTTGATCATTTTTATTTGTTGATTAACTTGTATGCAAATTACTCAGGAACTCTATGACATTGATTTGTTTAATTGCAGACTGAAGTTGAAAGTCTGTATGCTGAAGAATCTGCACTTGATGATTGTATAAGGTTTTCCACTAATATCATTGTTTATTCTGATGATTAACCTTTCTGTTATTTAAAAATCTATCATTCTAAATTCTCAGGCAAAAGCAAGAGCTAATAAAAAACCTGGAGGAAAATGAAAATTCTCAAAGGTATATACTTTCTGAGGTCTGTGTTATATTAAGTTGCGaatttgttattgtttttcTTACCTGAATGTGATCTTGCTTGATTATTAGGTACCTTTTCCTGACAAATGAAGATATTCTTAACCTTCCATGCTTCCAGGTCAATTTCCTTTccttaaacataaaaaattatcaaactTTGTTTATATATTACAAGTGCTTACACTTATTAACTATTTGTATAGAACCAAGAGCTTATTGCAATCAAGGCTCCGAAAGTTAGTGTTGTCGAGGTTCCCGATCCTGATCAGGTGGGTTCTACCGATAGATTTTATGATATTAAAGtttattggaataataaatGGCTAATTCACAAATATGCAGGAGTTAGGTTTCCGGCATTACAAAATGACTGTTAGAAGTGCAACTGGaccaatatatatatacctaTTGAGGTATTGTGTTCTGTAACATTGCTCCCAAAAGTTGCTTCCACCTTATTGAAGTTCTCTTTATGTGCTTATTTATGTGTTCCATGCACCTTGTTGGTTTTAGTCTtagatttttgttttttgaatacGGTCTTTTAACTGATGTTTTCTCATTTTAATGCTTGAAGCAAGAAAGGCCTTAAGTGTAAGGGTGATACTATCGAGCAGGTGAAGCTAATAGATCCATCATGGAATGGTAATCACTGCAAAATGAGGGACATGATATTATCAGAAAGCGAGGCTGATCTAAAAAATCCTTGTGAGGTTTTAACATCCCCAGGCTCAGAGGCATTTGGAATCCAAGAAATTACTCCTATGGAATTTAAAGTATGAATAACTTGTTACTTTGAATATTGAAAACCAAAacctagaaaaataaaataaaataagaccATAGTGATTAATCTATTGATTTATTTGCAGATGGATGATGACTATTGGTTTGAATCAGATGCTGGAGTGACCCTAACAGATTTGTGGGTTAACAATAACTTCTAACAGAAGCAATCATCAGTATGTAAATACAAGCTGCTGCTAACTTTTGAGATGACACAAACGGCAATGGCTAGCAATTTAAACTGTAAATGTTAGGCCTTTTTTGTTACTCCCTCCCTTTCTCAGCTGTTGCCTTGGCAGTATAAGTATGCAGATCGAAGAGATAAGCTGTTTGGTTGATTTTTTGCATAGATGTGGC is a window encoding:
- the LOC130946326 gene encoding transcription factor E2FC-like isoform X2 translates to MSTLGKDKKSQLKHRFHPHSHSLSQSFSHSILPNPPLTQTCAINSFNFNNHNHNHTSNHRQLPPTFYNQTQPPIRAENQTTKSKLSRYTKHATHEPNATEAPHLAAVNNCRYDSSLGLLTKKFVCLIEAADYGTLDLNKTAETLEVQKRRIYDITNVLEGIGLIEKTSKNHIRWKGCNGHGPQELDYQLKRLKTEVESLYAEESALDDCIRQKQELIKNLEENENSQRYLFLTNEDILNLPCFQNQELIAIKAPKVSVVEVPDPDQELGFRHYKMTVRSATGPIYIYLLSKKGLKCKGDTIEQVKLIDPSWNGNHCKMRDMILSESEADLKNPCEVLTSPGSEAFGIQEITPMEFKMDDDYWFESDAGVTLTDLWVNNNF
- the LOC130946326 gene encoding transcription factor E2FC-like isoform X4 codes for the protein MSTLGKDKKSQLKHRFHPHSHSLSQSFSHSILPNPPQLTQTCAINSFNFNNHNHNHTSNHRQLPPTFYNQTQPPIRAENQTTKSKLSRYTKHATHEPNATVNNCRYDSSLGLLTKKFVCLIEAADYGTLDLNKTAETLEVQKRRIYDITNVLEGIGLIEKTSKNHIRWKGCNGHGPQELDYQLKRLKTEVESLYAEESALDDCIRQKQELIKNLEENENSQRYLFLTNEDILNLPCFQNQELIAIKAPKVSVVEVPDPDQELGFRHYKMTVRSATGPIYIYLLSKKGLKCKGDTIEQVKLIDPSWNGNHCKMRDMILSESEADLKNPCEVLTSPGSEAFGIQEITPMEFKMDDDYWFESDAGVTLTDLWVNNNF
- the LOC130946326 gene encoding transcription factor E2FC-like isoform X1 produces the protein MSTLGKDKKSQLKHRFHPHSHSLSQSFSHSILPNPPQLTQTCAINSFNFNNHNHNHTSNHRQLPPTFYNQTQPPIRAENQTTKSKLSRYTKHATHEPNATEAPHLAAVNNCRYDSSLGLLTKKFVCLIEAADYGTLDLNKTAETLEVQKRRIYDITNVLEGIGLIEKTSKNHIRWKGCNGHGPQELDYQLKRLKTEVESLYAEESALDDCIRQKQELIKNLEENENSQRYLFLTNEDILNLPCFQNQELIAIKAPKVSVVEVPDPDQELGFRHYKMTVRSATGPIYIYLLSKKGLKCKGDTIEQVKLIDPSWNGNHCKMRDMILSESEADLKNPCEVLTSPGSEAFGIQEITPMEFKMDDDYWFESDAGVTLTDLWVNNNF
- the LOC130946326 gene encoding transcription factor E2FC-like isoform X3 translates to MSTLGKDKKSQLKHRFHPHSHSLSQSFSHSILPNPPQLTQTCAINSFNFNNHNHNHTSNHRQLPPTFYNQTQPPIRAENQTTKSKLSRYTKHATHEPNATAPHLAAVNNCRYDSSLGLLTKKFVCLIEAADYGTLDLNKTAETLEVQKRRIYDITNVLEGIGLIEKTSKNHIRWKGCNGHGPQELDYQLKRLKTEVESLYAEESALDDCIRQKQELIKNLEENENSQRYLFLTNEDILNLPCFQNQELIAIKAPKVSVVEVPDPDQELGFRHYKMTVRSATGPIYIYLLSKKGLKCKGDTIEQVKLIDPSWNGNHCKMRDMILSESEADLKNPCEVLTSPGSEAFGIQEITPMEFKMDDDYWFESDAGVTLTDLWVNNNF